Part of the Flavobacterium alkalisoli genome is shown below.
AGGCGGCTACCTGGTAACAGATACTAACTGACTCCAGGTGATTCCCAAAAATAAAGCCTATACCCCCATAAAAATTACCGAAAACAATCAGTTTATAGTATGGGGCATAGTGACCTATGTTATAAAGAAAGTAGCCTAAGTATTTGCTATCTCCTGTAAACAACTTATACTAGAAAACAATAATAGGATTTGGTTAATAAGCTGCAAAAGAAGAAATTTTCAGTATAAAAATAAAAAACCCACCAGCAAAAGCTAATGGGTTTTGTACCTGGAGTGGGAATCGAACCCACACACCGTAGTACACGAGTTTGAGTCGTGCGCGTCTACCAATTCCGCCATCCAGGCATTTTCCTCAGTAAATGTGGGTGCAAATGTAAAAAATTATTCCAATGTAAGATAAAAATAACCCAAAAAAACTTCCAGAGTTCAATTAAATTCCTAAATTTGCACCTCGTTTAGAGAAACAACACACTAAATAACTACAAAACAAGTATTTAAGATGTCATACGTAGAGCCGGAAGCTAAGATATTTTCATGTTCTAACAGTGAATACCTGGCAGAAAAAATCGCTAAAAGTTATGGAACTGAATTAGGAAAAATTACTTTTTCACAATACAGTGACGGTGAGTTTCAGCCATCATTCGAAGAGTCTATAAGAGGACTTCGCGTTTTCCTTGTATGCTCTACATTCCCAAGTTCAGACAACTTAATGGAATTATTGCTAATGATTGATGCTGCAAAAAGAGCTTCTGCAAGACACATTACAGCAGTAATACCTTATTTTGGATGGGCAAGACAGGACAGAAAAGACAAACCAAGGGTTCCCATAGGAGCTAAGCTTGTTGCTAAGCTTCTTGAATCGGCAGGTGCTACAAGAATTATGACCATGGATCTTCATGCAGACCAGATTCAGGGCTTTTTCGAAAAACCGGTAGACCACCTGTTTGCTTCTACAATATTCTTACCATACGTTAAGAGTCTTAACCTTGAAAACCTAACAATTGCGTCTCCGGACATGGGTGGATCTAAAAGGGCTTACGCATACTCTAAATTCTTAGGATCTGACGTAGTTATCTGCTACAAACAGAGAAAAGAGGCTAACGTTATCGAAACTATGGAGGTTATTGGTGATGTTAGAGGACGTAACATTATCCTTGTTGACGACATGGTTGACACAGGAGGTACACTTACAAAAGCTGCCGACATGATGATGGAAAGAGGTGCATTAAGCGTAAGAGCTATATGTACACACGCTATACTATCGGGTAATGCTTATGAGAAAATCGAAAACTCTCAGCTTCTTGAGCTGATTGTTACAGATAGTATTCCGCTTAAAAAAGAGAGCAGCAAAATACGTGTAGTAACATGTGCTGACCTGTTTGCTGATGTAATGCACAAAGTACACAGCAACAACTCTATAAGCGGTAAATTTTTAATGTAATTTTTTATTAATTAATATATTTCAAAATGAAATCAATTACGATCAAAGGATCTGAAAGAGAAAGCGTGGGTAAAGCGGCAACGCGTACGGCACGTAATGCTGGAATGGTTCCTTGCGTGTTATACGGAGGAGATCAGCCAGTACACTTTACTGCAGACGAAAAAGGATTTAAAAACCTGGTTTACACTCCAAACGTACACACTGTGGTAATTGAACTTGCCGGTAAAACTTACAACGCTATCCTACAGGATATACAGTTTCACCCGGTATCTGACAAAATTTTACACATTGACTTCTATCAGTTAAATGCTGAGAAAGAAATCACTATGGAAGTTCCTGTAAAAGTTGTTGGTAACTCTAAAGGTGTTATGGCTGGTGGTGTTTTACGTCTTAACCAACGTAAACTTAAAGTTAGAGCTTTACCTGCTAACCTTCCTGACTTTGTTGAGGCTAACATTACAAACCTTGAAATGGGTAACAAACTTTATGTTACTGAGGTACCTGCAGACAACTTCAAATTACTTC
Proteins encoded:
- a CDS encoding ribose-phosphate pyrophosphokinase — translated: MSYVEPEAKIFSCSNSEYLAEKIAKSYGTELGKITFSQYSDGEFQPSFEESIRGLRVFLVCSTFPSSDNLMELLLMIDAAKRASARHITAVIPYFGWARQDRKDKPRVPIGAKLVAKLLESAGATRIMTMDLHADQIQGFFEKPVDHLFASTIFLPYVKSLNLENLTIASPDMGGSKRAYAYSKFLGSDVVICYKQRKEANVIETMEVIGDVRGRNIILVDDMVDTGGTLTKAADMMMERGALSVRAICTHAILSGNAYEKIENSQLLELIVTDSIPLKKESSKIRVVTCADLFADVMHKVHSNNSISGKFLM
- a CDS encoding 50S ribosomal protein L25/general stress protein Ctc; translation: MKSITIKGSERESVGKAATRTARNAGMVPCVLYGGDQPVHFTADEKGFKNLVYTPNVHTVVIELAGKTYNAILQDIQFHPVSDKILHIDFYQLNAEKEITMEVPVKVVGNSKGVMAGGVLRLNQRKLKVRALPANLPDFVEANITNLEMGNKLYVTEVPADNFKLLHPDNTVVAQVRISRAAMKAAQEAAKAAKDAGKKKK